The proteins below come from a single Acidobacteriota bacterium genomic window:
- a CDS encoding prolyl oligopeptidase family serine peptidase: MRKDLIILGLFILAVLLPACRPPAAEAPAYPETRKSDVVDDYFGTLVADPYRWLEDDRSAETEAWVEAQNAVTFGYLDQIPFREHIRSRLLEIWNYPRYGSPFRAGDYYFFYKNDGLQNQSVIYIQKGLDGEPEVFIDPNELSPDGTIRIGITGFSTDKKYVAISRGEAGSDWSEIRVMEIATKTELPDRIRWVKFSGAAWHGDGFFYSGYDAPEPGQEMTARNEYQKVFFHKLGDPQEKDVLVYEDRDHPLRYVSAGITEDERFLILNISEGTSGNELRYRDLASRDRSFKPLIRGFENDSYVVDSRGGKFLIQTNIGAPNYRVVLIDPKAPTAENWTTVIPEGPEVLSWARTAAGQIFCGRLKDASSRITQYELDGTRVREIELPALGTAGGFGGWKDDTILFYTFTSYTYPPVIFKYDPVSGASEIFREAEVQFRPEDYETKQVFVTSRDGTAVPMFIVHKKGLALDGKAPTYLTAYGGFNISVLPSFNTSIIALLENGGVFAQPNLRGGGEYGEAWHKAGMLENKQNVFDDFIAAAEYLIREKYTSPERLAIAGGSNGGLLVGAAMAQRPELFGVCFPAVGVMDMLRYHKFTVGWGWVVEYGSSDDPDAFKYLYAYSPLHNIREGVCYPATLVTTADHDDRVVPAHSFKFIAELQDKQACPNPVLIRIETRSGHGASNVTKAIDETTDRWAFMFHVMGLKPKY, translated from the coding sequence ATGCGCAAAGATCTGATCATCCTTGGGCTTTTTATCCTGGCCGTACTGCTTCCGGCCTGCCGGCCGCCGGCCGCCGAAGCTCCGGCCTACCCGGAGACACGGAAATCCGACGTCGTCGACGATTATTTCGGAACGCTCGTCGCCGATCCCTACCGCTGGCTCGAAGACGACCGGTCGGCCGAAACCGAAGCCTGGGTCGAGGCCCAGAATGCCGTGACCTTCGGCTATCTGGATCAAATCCCCTTCCGGGAACACATCCGGTCCCGGCTTCTCGAAATCTGGAACTATCCCCGCTACGGCTCCCCGTTCCGGGCCGGCGATTATTATTTCTTTTACAAAAACGACGGCCTGCAAAACCAGTCCGTCATTTACATCCAGAAGGGACTCGACGGCGAGCCCGAAGTCTTCATCGATCCCAACGAACTTTCGCCGGACGGCACGATCCGGATCGGCATCACCGGGTTTTCGACCGACAAGAAATATGTCGCGATCTCCCGCGGCGAGGCCGGGTCCGACTGGTCCGAGATCCGGGTCATGGAGATCGCTACAAAAACCGAACTTCCCGACCGCATCCGCTGGGTCAAGTTTTCCGGGGCGGCCTGGCACGGCGACGGATTTTTCTACAGCGGATACGACGCCCCCGAACCGGGCCAGGAGATGACGGCCCGCAACGAATACCAGAAAGTTTTCTTCCACAAGCTGGGTGACCCGCAGGAGAAGGATGTCCTCGTCTATGAGGACAGGGACCATCCGCTGCGTTATGTCAGCGCCGGCATCACCGAAGACGAGCGGTTTCTCATCCTGAATATTTCCGAGGGCACGAGCGGCAACGAACTCCGTTACCGGGATCTCGCCTCCCGCGACCGATCCTTCAAACCCCTGATCCGGGGCTTCGAAAACGACAGTTACGTCGTCGACAGCCGCGGCGGCAAGTTTCTGATCCAGACGAACATCGGCGCCCCGAACTATCGCGTCGTTCTCATCGATCCCAAGGCTCCCACCGCGGAGAACTGGACGACCGTCATTCCGGAGGGCCCCGAGGTTTTGAGCTGGGCGCGCACCGCGGCCGGTCAGATCTTCTGCGGCCGGTTGAAGGACGCTTCGTCCAGGATCACCCAGTACGAACTCGACGGCACACGAGTCCGCGAGATCGAACTTCCGGCTCTGGGCACGGCCGGAGGTTTCGGCGGATGGAAAGACGACACCATCCTCTTCTATACCTTCACGTCCTATACTTATCCGCCCGTGATCTTCAAGTACGATCCGGTCTCCGGCGCCTCGGAAATCTTCCGCGAGGCCGAAGTCCAATTCCGGCCGGAGGACTACGAAACAAAACAGGTTTTCGTCACGAGCAGGGACGGGACGGCGGTTCCGATGTTCATCGTCCACAAAAAAGGCCTGGCCCTCGACGGCAAAGCCCCGACCTATTTGACGGCTTACGGAGGATTCAACATCAGCGTCCTGCCGTCGTTCAACACCTCGATCATCGCCCTTCTCGAAAACGGCGGCGTCTTCGCCCAGCCCAACCTCCGCGGAGGCGGGGAGTACGGAGAGGCCTGGCACAAGGCGGGGATGCTGGAGAACAAGCAGAACGTCTTCGACGACTTCATCGCCGCCGCCGAATACCTGATCCGGGAGAAATACACGTCGCCCGAACGCCTGGCCATCGCCGGAGGCTCGAACGGCGGACTCCTCGTCGGAGCGGCCATGGCCCAGCGTCCCGAGCTGTTCGGCGTCTGCTTCCCGGCCGTCGGCGTCATGGACATGCTCCGTTATCACAAGTTCACCGTCGGCTGGGGCTGGGTCGTGGAGTACGGTTCGAGCGACGACCCCGACGCTTTCAAATACCTTTATGCTTACTCACCGCTCCACAACATCCGGGAGGGCGTCTGTTATCCGGCGACCCTGGTCACGACGGCCGACCACGACGACCGGGTCGTTCCGGCCCACTCCTTCAAGTTCATTGCCGAGCTTCAGGACAAGCAGGCCTGCCCGAATCCCGTCCTCATCCGGATCGAGACGCGCTCCGGCCACGGCGCAAGCAACGTGACCAAGGCCATCGACGAGACGACGGACAGGTGGGCCTTCATGTTCCACGTCATGGGGCTGAAACCGAAATACTGA
- a CDS encoding ArgE/DapE family deacylase, with the protein MEKKVLQEVDLDGLVGTLCDLIAFESLGNREVPIQEHMAGLFEAAGMDTDLWEIDLAALERHPSCHAEIRRDRALGLAGKWGAGRGPSLILNGHVDVVPAGEPDRWTVPPFEGTVRDGRVYGRGAADTKGGLCCALYAVKALRQAGVEIDGEVVLQSVVGEEDGGIGTLAAEERGYRADGAVVLEPTGLAVAPAQAGALSFRITIPGKAAHGALRTEGEDPLESFAGVFGALRELERRRNARLFHPLFADTEIPFAICIGKVRAGVWASTVAETMVLEGRYGLGIGEDAGAARKELEEAVCGAASSEARLRRRPPFVEWWGAVYMPAEIPVNHRLVTTLTGAFEAVSGHPPRLRGMPFGADMHLLVHQGRTPAVIFGPGDIRSAHAPDEFVPIAELEMAVKVLATAILRFCRS; encoded by the coding sequence GTGGAAAAGAAAGTGCTGCAGGAAGTTGACCTCGACGGGCTGGTCGGGACGCTTTGCGATCTGATCGCCTTTGAAAGTCTGGGCAACCGGGAAGTTCCCATTCAGGAACACATGGCCGGGCTTTTCGAAGCGGCCGGCATGGATACGGATCTCTGGGAGATCGATCTGGCGGCCCTCGAGCGCCACCCGTCCTGCCACGCGGAAATCAGGCGGGACCGGGCTCTCGGATTGGCCGGCAAGTGGGGCGCCGGGCGGGGCCCGAGTCTGATCCTCAACGGGCATGTCGACGTCGTGCCGGCCGGCGAACCGGACCGTTGGACCGTGCCGCCGTTTGAAGGCACGGTGCGGGACGGCCGCGTCTACGGCCGCGGCGCGGCGGACACGAAAGGCGGATTGTGCTGCGCCCTTTACGCCGTCAAGGCCCTGCGCCAAGCGGGTGTGGAGATCGACGGCGAGGTCGTTCTCCAGTCCGTGGTCGGCGAGGAAGACGGAGGCATCGGCACCCTGGCTGCGGAGGAACGCGGCTATCGTGCCGACGGCGCCGTCGTTCTGGAACCGACCGGCCTTGCGGTGGCTCCGGCCCAGGCCGGAGCGCTCAGCTTCCGCATCACCATTCCCGGGAAGGCCGCCCATGGAGCGCTTCGTACGGAAGGGGAGGATCCGCTGGAAAGTTTCGCGGGCGTTTTCGGCGCCCTCCGTGAACTGGAGCGCCGGCGCAACGCCCGGCTTTTCCATCCGCTGTTCGCCGACACCGAAATCCCCTTCGCCATCTGCATCGGCAAGGTCCGGGCCGGAGTCTGGGCCTCCACCGTCGCTGAAACCATGGTGCTGGAGGGCCGTTACGGCCTCGGTATCGGCGAGGATGCCGGGGCCGCCCGCAAAGAGCTGGAGGAGGCGGTGTGCGGGGCCGCCTCTTCCGAGGCCCGGCTTCGGAGACGGCCGCCGTTCGTGGAATGGTGGGGTGCCGTCTACATGCCCGCCGAAATCCCTGTGAACCACCGGCTGGTGACGACCCTGACCGGGGCCTTCGAGGCGGTCTCCGGTCACCCGCCCCGGTTGCGCGGCATGCCTTTCGGTGCGGACATGCACCTTCTGGTTCACCAGGGTCGGACACCCGCCGTGATCTTCGGGCCCGGCGACATCCGCTCCGCCCACGCTCCGGACGAGTTCGTGCCCATCGCCGAACTGGAGATGGCCGTCAAGGTTCTGGCGACGGCCATCCTGCGATTCTGCCGCTCCTGA